Below is a genomic region from Cottoperca gobio chromosome 24, fCotGob3.1, whole genome shotgun sequence.
GAGCGCCAAAACAACTTGAACTACGTTTACTGTCAACAAAGCCACCTGTTTAgcttcaaaataaacatttctaacGGTAGCGGTAACGTACCCACCGACTGAATGTCACGAAACGGGCTAGTATCCAGTTTCCGGAGGTTACTAGACGATGAAAAGCGACGGAAGCGGACTCCGGTAAGTTTACACGTTGACGTGGGTTAGcatggctaacgttagctagctagcttatcAGTTAGAGCCACGTGTGACTAAAATACACTGACGTTCAAAGTTCATATTACTGCAGCTCAGCTAGTTCAGCTGAGGTCATTAACTCAAGTTAAATCAGCATTAGTGTCTTCTAAAGataatacatattattgtaGTCATTGGGAAATGTGGCACTGTTCACCATTTATGTAAGTTACGCTAGGATAAAGTGACGATAGCAgtttaaggggagacactaatTTACAGGtgtaatataaagtaatataaatagATATCACCATAAAACTTAGGTTAGGTTAATAAGATAACAAAACATTGTATTACAAGTCTTCTgaaattcacatttaaatatgtatatgagGCTAACTTTTTAGACATGAGCAAACTACAGACTCAAATGTGCATTTTGGATATTTATCTTTCccctagtctgaaagaagacatgttatggaagcaaaactcaaaattgaccagtgcataaaaaatatttttgactgCAGTGTCTCACCTTAAGTTAAGCATGTAAAGTTTAATTAGTTATAAATCAGATGAAGTCAGTGCAACAATAACGTAATTTCCTCAAACTTGAATGATTTGAGATCATTGAGGGACTGTTAAGTTACCTGACACacatcaaaacaataaatggTTTTATGAAGGTCTTATGGAGCTGCCAAAGAGTGCACATTTTACAATTGTAAATTTGAACAGCAGCATCAGCCATGTGACGCaaacaactaaaacacattttaagagctgacacaataataaaatgctGTTAAGCCCTGCTCCTTCTTGAGATTGCATCATAGCAGCAAGAaacctaaaaataaatactgtgaaactAAATTTCCTTTGCACCTACAGTATAGTTGCATCTATATGCTTTTAGAAAAACTAAGGATCACATCAGACATGCAGATTGAATTGATTGTGAAAGCATTTTAGAGCTTTTCTTGACATTTGTAGGGTCCGTTTGATCAGCTTCGCCAGCAGATGACTGATGTCTTGGGAGATGAAGGGATCCTGAAAGAAGTGGTCCAAGAAGGAGAGGGACCACCTATACCGGAAAATGCTTCAGTATTGAgtaaaagtgcaatatttactCAAAAACTCCTGACACAGTTAGCCAAATGATTTTGCCCTGCCGTAACCTCCCCTCTTTCCACAGTCCGTTACTCTGGTTACCTGGAATATTCTAACCGGCCTTTTGAAACCACCACACACCTCAAGTACCCCCGCATGATGAAGCTAGGGAGAGGTCAGTAATTCTTCGTGCAGGTTAAATAGAAATGTTCTCTTTGGTTGAAAATATCatagttttttaaatgatctttcAAACAGATGTGACGCTGGCTGGACTGGAGCTGGGTCTGTTGACCATGAAGAAAGGAGAGTTTTCTCGTTTCCTCTTCCAGCCCCAATATGCGTATGGGAACATGGGATGTCCTCCGTTAATTCCTGCCGCTGCAGTGGTTCTGTATGAGATTCAGATCATTGACTATCTCAACTCGGGACAAGTGGACGACTTCATCGCAATAAGTCCAGTAGGGAGGCTTCAGATGTCATTTATGCAGTAATGGAGAACTGAGAACTTGCTCCTGTTGCTTGATTATGATTACGCACCTTGAAACTTATCCTTTGCATTATAGCTTATAACCGattgttctttttattatacagatttctgtttgtattgtttgttacTTTGCATGGCTttttgtgtcttcaggaggAGCAGAACACGGTTCCTCTGTCCACGTTCCTCGAAGTTGTCAACACACTACGCAGCTTTGGCAACCGCTGCTTCAACCAAAAGCGTTATTTCAACGCCAAAGATCGCTATAAACAGGTCAATcttgaaaaatgtataaagaaaCTATGCTCTTTCTATCTTCAGGTACTTGTTGCCTTTATTTTTGTGTACtggtaaattaaaaatgaattctgTGCTTGGCTAACAGGCAATGACGCTGCTGGTGAACAGGGAAACACAGagctgtgaggaggaggagaggatcaagACAGCGCTGCTTCCTCTCTACCTGAACCTTTCTCTCACTCAGCTCCGTCTGAAGAGCCCGCACAAAGCCCTGAAATACGGCAACAAAGCCATGGAGATAGACTCTGCCAACACAAAGGCTCTTTTCCGCTGCGGACAGGTCAGACGtggcttttttgttttccaaaccAGCAGATAAAAAGCCTCACAGGCTCTCGTGGGTCTTAAACGTgcttgatgatgatgataataaatgttttgaagtCACCAAGGAGGTAAAAACAATAGGGATGATGACTGTTGATTAAAAACTACTAATgataacaaaaaatatttatatttttgtacattttggtttagaatttaacaatatatttgtttactttagaccaggggtgtcaaactcattttagttcaggagccacatgcagcaacatttgatcacaagtgggccggaccagtaacatcacagcataataacctataaataacaacaactccaaatttttcccttcgttttagtgcaagaaagtacaagtacaagtacatactgaaaatgttcaaatttaatgaacattcttaaaaaaaaaaataataatatatgaacaACCTgtaatttcttaagaaaagaaggagcaatttcaacaatattatgcctcagtttatcatttacacatatgcattacaacttacaagacacaacacatttcgtcacaggtatctggaacagtattttactctatgatcaaaacaactaattagtacactttgcaaagtcatcccgcgggccggattgtaCCCTCTGGTGGACCGGTTTTGGCCcctgggccgcatgtttgacacccctgttttAGAGTGTGTGAGCCACAAATGCCACAAAGGGAACCATGTTGCTCATTTACACTCTGGACAACAATTAGTCTATTATTCAGACTGATCTCATCTCTGTCAGGCGTATATGGAGCTGCATGAGTACGACAGCGCCCAGGACTGCCTCATTTCTGCTCAAGCAAGGAAGCCCTTTGACCATGACATTAACAACCTACTGAGGAAAGTGGCAATGTAAGTTTAGAATGAATACCGTGTGTCCACTCGGCCCACGATTTGCATTAGTTTCAAGGTAACATAGAGGAATTAAgcttatattttcatttataatttttggtttttaaaaaacgtgttttagtttaaaatggCAGTGCTAATCTAGGCCACAAAGCACTAAAATAAATCGTTTGCATGTATTTCTTTAGATGCTATAAAGACAGCCtggacaaacagaaagacatgTACTCCAGGATGTTCAGAGACTTGAGGGGATGAAGATGTAGCGATAAGTAA
It encodes:
- the fkbp6 gene encoding inactive peptidyl-prolyl cis-trans isomerase FKBP6 isoform X1, translating into MSRNGLVSSFRRLLDDEKRRKRTPGPFDQLRQQMTDVLGDEGILKEVVQEGEGPPIPENASVLSKIRYSGYLEYSNRPFETTTHLKYPRMMKLGRDVTLAGLELGLLTMKKGEFSRFLFQPQYAYGNMGCPPLIPAAAVVLYEIQIIDYLNSGQVDDFIAISPEEQNTVPLSTFLEVVNTLRSFGNRCFNQKRYFNAKDRYKQAMTLLVNRETQSCEEEERIKTALLPLYLNLSLTQLRLKSPHKALKYGNKAMEIDSANTKALFRCGQAYMELHEYDSAQDCLISAQARKPFDHDINNLLRKVAICYKDSLDKQKDMYSRMFRDLRG
- the fkbp6 gene encoding inactive peptidyl-prolyl cis-trans isomerase FKBP6 isoform X2 — protein: MSRNGLVSSFRRLLDDEKRRKRTPGPFDQLRQQMTDVLGDEGILKEVVQEGEGPPIPENASVLIRYSGYLEYSNRPFETTTHLKYPRMMKLGRDVTLAGLELGLLTMKKGEFSRFLFQPQYAYGNMGCPPLIPAAAVVLYEIQIIDYLNSGQVDDFIAISPEEQNTVPLSTFLEVVNTLRSFGNRCFNQKRYFNAKDRYKQAMTLLVNRETQSCEEEERIKTALLPLYLNLSLTQLRLKSPHKALKYGNKAMEIDSANTKALFRCGQAYMELHEYDSAQDCLISAQARKPFDHDINNLLRKVAICYKDSLDKQKDMYSRMFRDLRG